A region from the Methanofollis liminatans DSM 4140 genome encodes:
- a CDS encoding HisA/HisF-related TIM barrel protein, with product MECILAMDLKDGVVVHGAKGKRETYAPLNWGLAASAEPMAYLADMQPEYLYIADLDRICGVGDHDRIVRDLAGMVRRCYVDRGCRSPADLMEGVVNVIGTETAGEDLAGYAGCYLSVDIKDGQVIPSGEAPLSVLERAEDLPFAGCILLHISGVGTACGLPADLEDLRAAYSGRLLWGGGVAGVRDLDTLEGAGFDGAIVATGVHRGTIPLEWLREGRTCS from the coding sequence ATGGAATGTATCCTTGCAATGGACCTGAAAGACGGCGTTGTCGTCCACGGGGCAAAAGGGAAGCGGGAGACCTATGCCCCGCTCAACTGGGGGCTGGCCGCCTCGGCTGAACCGATGGCATACCTTGCGGACATGCAGCCAGAATACCTCTATATCGCCGATCTCGACCGGATCTGCGGGGTGGGGGACCACGACCGAATCGTGAGAGACCTCGCCGGGATGGTGCGGCGGTGCTATGTGGACCGGGGCTGCCGGTCCCCTGCCGACCTGATGGAGGGCGTGGTCAATGTGATCGGGACCGAGACCGCCGGAGAGGATCTCGCCGGGTATGCGGGCTGCTACCTCTCGGTGGACATCAAGGACGGGCAGGTGATCCCCTCGGGCGAGGCGCCGCTCTCGGTCCTGGAGCGGGCCGAAGATCTGCCCTTTGCCGGCTGCATCCTCCTCCATATCTCCGGCGTCGGGACCGCGTGCGGCCTTCCTGCCGATCTCGAAGACCTCAGGGCCGCATATAGCGGGCGCCTCCTCTGGGGCGGCGGGGTCGCGGGGGTGCGCGACCTCGACACCCTCGAAGGGGCCGGGTTCGACGGCGCCATCGTGGCGACCGGCGTGCACCGCGGGACGATTCCTCTCGAATGGCTGCGGGAGGGGCGGACATGCTCGTGA
- a CDS encoding (5-formylfuran-3-yl)methyl phosphate synthase → MRLLVSPSSIEEARSALAADIIDVKKPSEGSLGANFPWVIRAIKEMAEKPVSAAIGDFDYKPGCASLAAYGAACAGADFIKVGLMFDGRDRAFDLARAVVRAVKDDFPEKTVVIAAYSDYERLGTISPFAAAEAAAEAGADIAMIDTGMKDGKSTFEFMDADTLASYTEENRSLGLATALAGSLKFEDLSALKIIDPEIIGVRGMVCGGDRSCVIRPELVEKALAMIR, encoded by the coding sequence ATGCGATTATTGGTCAGCCCTAGCAGTATCGAAGAGGCCCGATCCGCACTCGCCGCAGACATTATCGATGTCAAAAAGCCGTCCGAGGGATCGCTTGGGGCCAACTTTCCCTGGGTGATCCGCGCGATCAAGGAGATGGCGGAAAAACCGGTCAGTGCTGCTATTGGTGATTTTGACTATAAACCGGGCTGCGCATCCCTTGCAGCGTATGGGGCGGCCTGCGCCGGTGCCGATTTCATCAAGGTCGGGCTCATGTTCGACGGCAGGGACCGGGCCTTTGACCTCGCCAGAGCGGTTGTGAGGGCGGTCAAGGACGATTTTCCGGAAAAAACCGTTGTTATTGCAGCATATTCCGACTATGAGCGCCTTGGCACGATATCACCCTTCGCTGCCGCGGAGGCCGCGGCTGAGGCCGGCGCCGACATCGCCATGATCGATACCGGGATGAAAGACGGTAAAAGCACCTTTGAATTCATGGACGCCGACACCCTCGCCTCCTATACCGAGGAGAACCGGAGTCTCGGGCTTGCAACTGCCCTTGCAGGTTCGCTGAAGTTCGAGGATCTCTCTGCCCTCAAGATCATCGACCCTGAGATCATCGGGGTCAGGGGCATGGTCTGCGGCGGCGACCGGAGTTGTGTCATCAGGCCCGAACTGGTGGAAAAAGCACTCGCGATGATCAGGTGA
- the guaB gene encoding IMP dehydrogenase: MYAEKLAVPTALTFDDVLLVPAASYVEPNDADVHSIFSKNIPLNIPLVSSAMDTVTEAGMAIAIARLGGIGVIHRNMRPERSVDEVIRVKRAEDLIEREVLSVGPETTLSEVEELMNKHGIGGVPVIEDKKLIGIVSRRDIRAIVHRRGKESIRTIMTQSPITAQEDVTAEAALETMYANKVERLPVTNGDGRLLGIITMQDILEKRSYPLANRDAKGSLRVAAAVGPFDFERATMLDEAGVDALVVDCAHGHNMHVVKAVREIKGSVKADVVAGNIATSEAAMELADTVDGLKVGIGPGSICTTRIVAGVGVPQVSAIASVADVAAPLGLPVIADGGVRYSGDIAKAIAAGANAVMMGSLFAGTDEAPGRIIAIQGRKYKQYRGMGSLGVMSHGESSDRYFQKKGIGRTKYVPEGVEGAIPYVGNVSDVIYQLVGGLKSAMGYTGSATIDDLRTKGRFVRITAAGMGESHPHNILITDEAPNYRLTG; encoded by the coding sequence ATGTATGCGGAAAAACTCGCTGTCCCGACGGCTCTCACCTTCGACGACGTTCTGCTCGTTCCCGCCGCTTCGTATGTGGAGCCGAACGATGCCGATGTGCACTCGATCTTCTCAAAGAACATCCCGCTGAATATCCCGCTCGTCTCGTCGGCGATGGATACCGTGACCGAGGCGGGAATGGCGATCGCCATCGCCCGTCTCGGCGGCATCGGCGTCATTCACCGGAACATGCGGCCGGAGCGTTCGGTGGACGAGGTAATCAGGGTGAAGCGCGCCGAAGACCTGATCGAGCGCGAGGTGCTCTCGGTCGGCCCCGAGACCACTCTCTCCGAGGTTGAGGAGTTGATGAACAAGCACGGTATCGGCGGCGTCCCGGTGATCGAGGATAAAAAACTCATCGGGATCGTTTCTCGCCGTGACATCAGGGCGATCGTGCACCGGCGCGGGAAAGAGTCGATCCGCACGATCATGACCCAGTCTCCGATCACGGCCCAGGAGGACGTCACCGCGGAGGCGGCGCTTGAGACGATGTACGCAAACAAGGTCGAGCGCCTGCCGGTCACGAACGGCGACGGCCGTCTGCTCGGGATCATCACGATGCAGGACATCCTGGAGAAGCGCTCGTACCCCCTCGCCAATCGCGATGCAAAGGGCAGCCTCCGCGTCGCCGCCGCCGTTGGCCCCTTCGACTTTGAACGGGCGACGATGCTCGACGAGGCGGGCGTCGACGCCCTGGTGGTGGACTGCGCCCACGGCCACAATATGCATGTGGTCAAGGCCGTGCGCGAGATCAAGGGGAGCGTGAAAGCCGACGTGGTCGCCGGCAACATCGCCACCTCAGAAGCGGCGATGGAACTTGCCGACACCGTCGACGGGCTCAAGGTCGGGATCGGGCCGGGATCGATCTGCACCACCCGGATCGTCGCCGGCGTCGGCGTTCCGCAGGTCTCGGCGATCGCGAGTGTCGCCGACGTCGCCGCCCCGCTCGGGCTCCCGGTGATCGCCGACGGCGGTGTCCGTTACTCGGGCGATATCGCAAAGGCGATCGCCGCCGGTGCCAACGCGGTGATGATGGGCAGCCTCTTTGCCGGGACCGACGAGGCGCCCGGGCGGATCATCGCGATCCAGGGGCGCAAGTACAAGCAGTACCGCGGCATGGGCTCGCTTGGCGTGATGAGCCATGGCGAGTCCTCAGACCGCTACTTCCAGAAGAAGGGGATCGGGAGGACGAAGTATGTCCCTGAAGGCGTTGAAGGGGCAATTCCCTACGTCGGGAATGTCTCCGACGTGATCTACCAGCTGGTGGGCGGGCTGAAGTCGGCGATGGGCTACACCGGCTCGGCCACGATCGACGACCTGCGCACGAAGGGCAGGTTCGTGCGGATCACCGCGGCCGGTATGGGCGAGTCGCACCCGCACAATATCCTGATCACCGACGAGGCCCCGAACTACCGGCTGACCGGGTGA
- a CDS encoding ArsR/SmtB family transcription factor, protein MFDDGETSRLLDILGNRNRRRIIDLLRQKPCFVTEISDKLMVSPKAVIEHLQMMEEEQILSSFHDNRRRKYYSLTREICIDIRYGGEDTAQAVLPGGSREEKYLAALSMLARMLRTRDTLIANLEEIERDIDARMDEVVRYSQDLLSSETEMDLVLALAHCTLSLRDLEDYTGLEAGPVEQMLQDLMVKGIVEQNGNQYMLRGPYAEQPL, encoded by the coding sequence ATGTTTGATGATGGAGAGACCTCCCGTCTCCTTGATATTCTCGGCAACCGGAACCGGAGGCGTATCATCGATCTTCTCAGGCAGAAGCCCTGCTTTGTCACCGAGATCTCGGACAAGCTGATGGTCTCGCCCAAGGCCGTGATCGAACATCTCCAGATGATGGAGGAGGAGCAGATCCTCTCCTCGTTCCATGACAACCGCCGGCGGAAATACTACAGCCTTACGCGCGAGATCTGCATCGATATCCGCTATGGCGGGGAGGACACGGCTCAGGCTGTTTTGCCGGGCGGATCGCGTGAGGAGAAGTATCTCGCCGCCCTGTCGATGCTTGCCCGGATGCTCCGCACGCGCGATACCCTGATCGCCAACCTTGAGGAGATCGAGCGCGATATCGATGCACGGATGGACGAGGTCGTCAGGTACAGCCAGGACCTGCTCTCCAGCGAGACCGAGATGGACCTTGTGCTGGCGCTCGCCCACTGCACGCTCTCCCTCCGCGACCTTGAGGATTACACCGGCCTTGAGGCCGGGCCCGTGGAGCAGATGCTTCAGGACCTGATGGTAAAAGGTATCGTCGAACAGAACGGAAACCAGTACATGCTGCGTGGTCCCTATGCCGAACAACCCCTATGA
- a CDS encoding CS domain-containing protein, whose product MPNNPYDEIFRSIAKILEDVLGENGEPPRIIGCTIIASGGSPGRAPGQDDAGPDFSYELTESERCVYITARVPPACEGRASVAFGPQAVTVTMGERQVTIDLDDEIDPGQSSVSVNHGVLDVVCVKLPREGPVSSL is encoded by the coding sequence ATGCCGAACAACCCCTATGACGAGATATTCAGGAGCATCGCGAAGATCCTTGAAGACGTCCTCGGCGAGAACGGGGAGCCGCCCAGGATCATCGGGTGCACGATCATCGCCTCAGGCGGTTCTCCTGGCCGCGCCCCCGGACAGGACGATGCCGGCCCGGATTTCTCGTACGAACTGACCGAGAGCGAACGGTGCGTCTATATCACGGCCCGGGTGCCGCCGGCCTGCGAGGGGCGGGCGTCGGTGGCCTTCGGGCCTCAGGCTGTCACCGTTACGATGGGCGAGCGTCAGGTGACGATCGATCTCGACGACGAGATCGATCCCGGGCAGAGTTCGGTCTCGGTGAACCATGGCGTGCTCGATGTCGTGTGCGTGAAACTACCGCGAGAGGGGCCTGTCTCCTCTCTCTGA
- a CDS encoding SDR family oxidoreductase codes for MRYIVTGGAGFIGSHIAEVLSGEHEVVVIDDLSSGHCENLTGIDCEFVEGSITDLPLLQETFAGADGVFHQAAIASVPRSVEDPLATHAVNLTGTLNVLIAARDCGVRKVVMASSAAVYGENPELPKREEMAPDLLSPYAAQKLSDEHYAAVFSRLYGLSTVCLRYFNVFGPRQDPSSPYSGVISIFASRILNGDPIAIHGDGGQTRDFVYVRDVVQANLRAMASDAEGVFNIARGEQTDLNTLARSMMQAAGQEVAIRYGPPRGGDIRHSLAEISRAREVLGWRPEFTIQEGLAETMRWIEEGAENPRSA; via the coding sequence ATGCGCTACATCGTCACCGGCGGAGCCGGATTCATCGGCTCCCATATCGCCGAGGTGCTCTCAGGAGAGCACGAGGTCGTCGTCATCGACGACCTCTCGTCCGGGCACTGCGAGAACCTCACGGGCATCGACTGCGAGTTCGTCGAAGGGAGCATCACCGACCTCCCCCTCCTGCAGGAGACCTTCGCCGGAGCCGACGGCGTCTTCCACCAGGCAGCGATCGCCTCGGTGCCGCGATCGGTCGAAGACCCCCTTGCAACGCACGCGGTAAACCTGACCGGCACCCTCAACGTCCTCATCGCAGCGAGGGACTGCGGCGTGCGAAAGGTCGTGATGGCCTCGTCCGCCGCAGTCTACGGCGAAAACCCCGAACTCCCGAAGAGGGAGGAGATGGCGCCCGACCTCCTCTCGCCCTACGCCGCCCAGAAACTCTCGGACGAGCATTACGCCGCCGTCTTTTCGAGGCTTTACGGACTTTCGACCGTCTGCCTCCGCTACTTCAACGTCTTCGGCCCCAGACAGGACCCCTCCTCGCCTTACTCGGGCGTGATCTCGATCTTCGCCTCCCGGATCCTGAACGGGGATCCGATCGCCATCCACGGCGATGGCGGCCAGACCAGGGACTTCGTCTATGTCAGGGACGTCGTGCAGGCGAACCTGCGTGCGATGGCCTCAGACGCAGAAGGGGTCTTCAACATCGCCCGCGGCGAGCAGACCGACCTGAACACCCTTGCCAGGAGCATGATGCAGGCGGCCGGACAGGAGGTGGCGATACGCTACGGCCCGCCAAGGGGCGGCGACATCCGTCACTCGCTTGCCGAGATCTCGCGAGCTCGCGAGGTGCTCGGCTGGAGGCCGGAATTTACAATCCAGGAAGGCCTCGCAGAAACGATGCGCTGGATCGAAGAAGGGGCGGAGAACCCCCGCAGTGCCTGA